From one Dermacentor silvarum isolate Dsil-2018 chromosome 3, BIME_Dsil_1.4, whole genome shotgun sequence genomic stretch:
- the LOC125943743 gene encoding uncharacterized protein LOC125943743, translating to MAAEEPRSSAGSSSASTSLELRSSVMTEAPAFKFTEEQTRRLIIRRHELQHLFTGKRNAAKQGWLRIIEDAGLQGATPEQCRKKWLNLLKKYKDLKNPPSGAGNEEGELLWPFFDLMDCLMSGRAIITPPRLIASTSGDQGEEHGEDTDEQPTVKKRRCEDTTQKKKKENVMDRILSNVEKQTELMGRMFDFFMNRGGQQ from the exons atggcggctgaggaACCTAGAAGCTCGGCGGGAAGTTCGTCTGCATCAACTAGTTTGGAGCTGCGATCTTCCGTGATGACCGAAGCTCCTGCTTTTAAAT TTACGGAGGAGCAAACCAGGCGCCTGATCATTAGGCGACATGAGCTCCAGCACCTTTTCACTGGTAAAAGGAACGCCGCAAAACAAGGCTGGCT ACGAATTATTGAAGATGCAGGGTTGCAGGGGGCCACACCCGAACAGTGCCGCAAGAAGTGGCTTAACCTCTTGAAAAAGTACAAG GATCTAAAAAATCCACCAAGTGGAGCTGGAAATGAAGAGGGTGAACTcctgtggcctttctttgacctGATGGATTGTCTGATGTCCGGGAGGGCGATAATAACGCCACCTCGGCTTATTGCCTCCACATCTGGAGACCAGGGCGAAGAGCATGGGGAAGACACT GATGAGCAGCCAACGGTAAAAAAACGCCGATGTGAAGAcacaacacaaaaaaagaaaaaggaaaatgtGATGGATCGCATCCTCAGCAATGTCGAAAAACAGACAGAATTGATGGGGCGCATGTTCGATTTTTTTATGAACAGAGGTGGTCAGCAGTAA